One genomic window of Roseobacter ponti includes the following:
- a CDS encoding ester cyclase, with amino-acid sequence MASAIPDISPDFEPARRLVRAHYDVLDGATAQNVRQILSERLAPDCHWYGMHPFHEQTGPDAIAQTFWEPFLTSFTGVQRREDIFFAGLNEIDGFQGRWTCSMGHLMGLFDAPFLGIPPHGKIAMLRYAEFNQVEDGKIIRSALFVDLIHLMMQAGLSPLTHEQTGAHLVQPGPRTHDGLLFAPADPAASAITLARINAMIGSINHANAAAKPPTPQEELARDWNDDMIWWGPAGIGATATIDRYIVQHQGPFRRGITDRVYNGHLCRMAEGNYGAFFGWPNLTLTNGGGFMGLPATDQPADMRVVDVYRRSGDKLSENWVFIDILHFLKMQGVDVLADITS; translated from the coding sequence ATGGCTTCAGCGATTCCCGACATCTCCCCTGATTTTGAACCTGCCCGACGGCTCGTGCGGGCGCATTACGACGTACTCGACGGCGCCACAGCGCAGAACGTGCGTCAGATCCTGTCGGAGCGGCTGGCCCCTGACTGTCACTGGTACGGGATGCACCCCTTTCACGAACAGACCGGGCCGGACGCGATCGCGCAGACGTTCTGGGAACCTTTCCTTACCTCTTTCACCGGTGTGCAGCGGCGCGAGGATATCTTCTTTGCCGGTCTGAACGAGATCGACGGCTTTCAGGGGCGCTGGACCTGTTCGATGGGGCACCTGATGGGTCTTTTTGATGCGCCGTTTCTGGGAATCCCGCCGCATGGCAAAATCGCCATGCTGCGCTATGCGGAATTCAATCAGGTCGAGGACGGTAAAATAATACGGTCGGCGCTGTTTGTCGATCTCATTCACCTGATGATGCAGGCGGGGCTTTCCCCGCTCACACACGAGCAGACCGGCGCACACCTCGTGCAGCCCGGACCGCGGACCCATGACGGGCTGCTCTTTGCACCTGCTGATCCTGCGGCCTCGGCCATCACGCTGGCGCGGATAAACGCGATGATCGGCAGCATCAACCACGCGAATGCCGCAGCAAAGCCGCCTACGCCACAGGAAGAACTCGCGCGGGACTGGAACGACGACATGATCTGGTGGGGGCCGGCCGGGATCGGGGCGACCGCGACCATCGACCGGTATATCGTGCAGCATCAGGGCCCGTTCCGGCGCGGCATCACCGACCGGGTCTATAACGGGCACCTCTGCCGGATGGCCGAGGGCAATTATGGCGCTTTTTTCGGCTGGCCCAATCTGACGCTTACCAATGGCGGCGGTTTCATGGGGTTGCCGGCCACCGATCAGCCTGCCGATATGCGGGTCGTCGATGTTTACCGGCGGTCGGGGGACAAGCTTTCGGAAAACTGGGTCTTCATCGACATCCTTCACTTTCTGAAAATGCAGGGCGTCGATGTGCTGGCGGATATCACCTCCTGA